CCAGTGCAGCGGACCCTGGTACGTCCAGGGCCCTTCGGGTCTGCGGGCGGTGTGGAGCAGAGCGGTTCCGCCGTACTTGCGGGTGACCTGTGCGCCGTCGTAGTCGACGATGCCGCTGCCGACGAGCTGGTACCAGATGCCGTCCTCCTGCCAGACGAACGGGTCGCGGAAGTTCTCCGCCCACGCGGTTCCCGGGCCGGCCGGGAGACCGGCCGGGGCTTCGGTGACCGGTTCGGAGCGCATCGTCCAGGTGGGCAGGTCGGTGTCGGCGTCGGCCTGATAGGTGGACACGGCGAGCCCGGTGCGCTGGCGGTAGGGCAGCCGGTCGTCGCCGCCGGTGAAGAACAGGACCGGTCCGCGCTCGCCGTCGACGCAGGCGGAGCCCGACCAGATGCCGTCCGGGCCGGCCGAGTCCGCGGCGGGGGCGAGGGCGATGGGGAGGTCACGCCAGTGCACCAGGTCGGTGCTGACGGCGTGCCCCCAGTGGATCTGGCCCCAGAACGGTCCGAGCGGATCGTGCTGGTAGAAGAGGTGGTACTTGCCCTTGAAGTACACGGGCGCGTGCGGCTCGTTCATCCAGTGCCAGGGCGGCAGCAGGTGTAACTGGGGACGGTGCCGGTCGCCGTCGAAACGGGTCCGGTGGGGGGTCAGGTCCGGGCGGGGCACACGGTGACCGGGCAGTGCGGCGACCTTCTCGGCGTGCTCGCGCTGGGCCGTCGCGTCGTCCAGGGCGCCCGGGCGGATCACGAGGCTGTCCATCAGGCCCATGTACATGTTGGCGTGGAACTCGCCGTTGAGCAGGGTCGGACGGTTGTGCTTCCCGATGAGGAGCGGTTCGCCGGGAGCCGGCTCGGGGGTCTTGTCCGGGGTGGCGGCGGTGCCGATCAGGTGTCCGTCGAGGTAGAGGCGCAGTTGGTGGGCGGGCGGGTCGTAGGTGGCCGTGACGTGGCTCCATCTGCCCTTGGCGGCCGGCCGGTCCGGGGCGCCCTTGACCTCGATCAGGTCGGTGCCGAAGCCCAGCTGGAAGACGATCTGCCCGAAGCGGCGCAGTCCGAGCAGGAAGCCGGTCCTCGCGCCCGGGTCGTGCTGGTTGACCAGGGCCTGAGGCTTGCCGTCGATGCCGTGCTCGTAGGCGTAGGGGGCGATCCACACGTCGACGGTCATACCGCCGGCGAGGTCGAGCCCACCGGGCCCCTCGGCGGTGACGCAGGTGGAGTAGCCGTCGAAGTACAGGGCCCTGCCGCGCACGCCACGGCGGCGTACGGGGTCGCTGTCGGGCTTGTACCGGGCGTCGTTGAAGACGTAGTCCACCGGGGTGGCCGATCCGGAGACCGCCTCGCGGGTGAGGGCGCCGGACCGTTCGTCGAAGTCCCAACGAGCGGTGGGCTCTTGAGGGCCGGACCGATCGCCGGTGGCGGCGAAGGCGGGGGCGAACGAGAGCGGTACGACGGCACCGCCGACTGCGGCGGATACGACCCCAAGGGCTGTTCTTCTCCTCATGCTGCCTCCTGGGCTGCGTGACAGAGGGCGACCTGACGGCCTGCCAATTCGATTTAGGTGATGAGTCGGCATGGTTCGGGCGCCGTCGCCGCTAAAGCAAGAGCTAACGCATACGAATTTCGACTTCGCGCCACCCAGAGGTGCGCAAATCGCTATGAAAAGGCACCGTTACGCAGGCGAGATGTCCGGGGTGTTGACACCGCATGACAGGTGAAGCACTCTCATCGCATCTTGCTAATCCGATTTAGCCGAGCGGAGCTGATCCACCGATGTCCGAACGCCGCGTGACCATGGCCGACGTCGCCCGCGAGGCGGGCGTATCGCCGACGACCGCGTCGTTCGCCCTGTCCGGCCGCACCGACATGCGCATCTCCGACGCCTCCCGGGAACGGGTCCTGGAAGCGGCCAGGCAGCTGGGCTACCGCCCGAACGTCACCGCACGAAGCCTGCGGACGAAGTCCACGCAGACCATCGGACTCGTCTCGGACCGGATCACCACCACTCCGTTCGCCGGCGACGTCATCCGCGGCGCCATGGAGGCCGCCCGCGAGCAGGACCACCTGCTGTTCATCACGGAAGCCGGCGGCGACCGCGCCGCCGAGTCCTCGCTGGTCCACGCGCTGCTGGACCGCCAGGTCGACGCGGTGATCTACGCGACGATGTTCACCCGGTACGTCACTCCCCCCAAGGAGCTGTTCGGGCGCCGCGTCGTGCTGCTGAACTGCCTGGCCCCCGGCTTCGACGCGCCCTCCGTGGTCCCCGACGAACTGGAGGCCGGCCGGGACGCGGCCCGCGCCCTGCTGACGGCCGGTCACACCGAGGGCATCTGGGCGATCGGCGGCCACCAGGCCGTCCCGGCCACCCCCGAGGGGATCATCGCCGGCAACGAGCGCATGCGCGGCCTGGAGGAAGTGCTCCGCGAGGGCGGCGCCCGCCTCGACGGCGTCATCGAGTGCGACTGGGACACCCTGGACGGCTACCGGGAGGTGTCCGCCCTGCTGGCGGCCGGGACCCGCCCCCGGGCCCTGGTGTGCCTGGCCGACAGGGTGTCCTTCGGCGCCTACCAGGCACTGGGCGAGGCGGGACTGTCGGTGCCGGGCGACGTGTCGGTGATCTCGTTCGACGACCAGGACATCGCCTCCGTGCTGCGGCCTGCGCTCACCACGCTGAAACTGCCGCACCACCAGCTCGGACGCCTCGCCGTGGAACTGATCCTCCGCGGCGGGCCGCTTGAGGCGGCCGTACACCGCGTGCCCATGCCGCTGCGGGAGCGCGCCTCGCTCGGGGCCCCCGCCGGGCGGTGACACCGGCACCGCAAAACAGTCGTCCCGCCGCCCGTTCCGATGGTTCCGGAGCGGGCGGCGGGACGGCCACCAAGAACAGCGACCGTCGCAACCGGTCGCCCAGGGCGGGTCCTGCAAGACCCGCCTCCGTGAGATGGAGGAACCTCGTGGTGTTCAGAACAAGGCGCCTCGCTGCTGCGAGTGTAGCCGCCGCGGCGGCGACCGCACTCGTCGCCGGCTGCGCGTCCGGCAGTGGCGGGAACTCGTCCGGGGCCAGCGGTGACACGCTGACCCTGTGGACGCACAACGCCGGCAACTCGGCCGAGCTCGATGTCGTCAAGAAGATCATCAAGGACTTCAACGGCTCCCAGGACAAGTACACGGTCAAGTTGCAGTCGTTCCCACAGACCGACTACAACAACTCCGTCGTGGCCGCCGCCTCGGCCCGCAAGCTGCCCTGCCTGCTCGACGTGGACGGCCCCAACGTGGCGAACTGGGCCTGGGGCGGCTACCTGGCCCCCATCGACGTCGCCGGCAGCGAGGTCCCGGTGTCCGACCAGCTCGACAGCACCGTCGGAACCTACCGGGACAAGCTCTACTCCTTCGGTTTCTACGACGTCTCCTTGGCCTTCTTCGCCCGCAAGTCCGTCCTGAACGAGAACGGCATCCGCATCCCCACCATGGACAAGCCCTGGACCAAGGGCGAGTTCGACGCCGCCCTGGCCAAGCTGAAGAAGAGCGGCAAGTTCGCCTACCCGCTGGAGATGGGCACCGGAGGCAGCGGCGAGTGGTGGCCGTACGCCTACTCCCCACAGCTTCAGAGCTTCGGCGGCGACCTCATCGACCGCGACGGGTACAAGACCGCCTCCGGCACCCTCGACGGCAAGGAGTCCGTGGAGTGGGGCAACTGGTTCCGCTCGTTGGTGACCAAGGGCTACCTGGCCAAGAAATCCGGCGCCGACCCCAACAAGGACTTCCTGGCCGGCAAGAGCGCCATCCAGTGGGACGGCAGCTGGAACGCGGCCAAGAACGCCGAGAAGCTCGGCGACGACCTGGCGATCATCCCGCCGGTCGACTTCGGCAAGGGCCCGAAGATCGGCGGCGCCTCCTGGCAGTGGGCCATGAGCTCCACCTGCTCCAACAAGGACGGCGCTCAGGAGTGGCTGAAGTTCTCCCGCCAGACCAAGTACTTCGTCGACTACGCCAAGGCCACCAGCACCATCCCCGCGACCGACGAGGCAGCCACACAGATCGAGGACTACCGGCCGGGCGGAAAGTTCGCCGTGCTCGGCCGGTTCGCGCAGAAGTACGCGACGCTGCGCCCGGTCACCCCGGCCTACCCCTACATCTCCACCGAGTTCCAGAAGGCGGCCCAGGACATCCTCGCGGGAGCCGACCCCAAGACCGCCCTCGGCCAGGCCGCGAAGAACATCGACAACAACCTGAAGACGAACAACAACTACTCAGGCTGACCCGCCCCGGTCCGGTTCGGGCCCCCGACCGCACCGCCCGAACCGGACCGGCTCCCTGGAGATACCGTGACCACCAACACCGCAGCCCCCGAGCGGCTGCGTCCGGTCCGGCGAACCCGCACGAACAACGCCCGTCGCCGTGAGAGCCTCACCGCCCTCGGCATGGCCACCCCGGCCGTCGTGCTGCTGATCGTCTTTCTCGTCGTACCGGTCGCCCTCGCCTTCGCTCTGGCCTTCACCGACGCGAGGCTCATCTCGCCCACCCCGGCCCGCTTCGTGGGCCTGAGGAACTTCACCCAGCTCTTCGAAGACCCGGTCTTCTACAAGTCCCTGCGCAACACGGTGTACTTCGCCGTGGTCGTCGTACCGCTCCAGGCCGGCCTCGCCCTGGTCCTGGCGCTGCTCGTCAACGCGAAAGTGCGGGGCGTCAACTTCTTCCGCACCGTCTACTTCCTGCCGGTCGTCACCTCGATGGTTGTGGTGTCCCTCCTGTGGACCTTCCTCTACCGCGAGGACGGCCTGGTCAACCGCGTCATCTCGACGCTCACCCTCGGCCATGTCCAGGGCCCGGACTGGCTGGGTGACCCGGCCACCGCGATGCCCGCCATCATCTTGATGTCGGTCTGGCAAGGCGTCGGCTTCCACATGATCATCTGGCTGGCCGGTCTCCAGACCATCCCCGCCGAGCTGTACGAGGCCGCCGAACTCGACGGAGCCACCCCCTGGCACCGCTTCCGCCACGTCACCTGGCCCGGACTGCGCGCCACACGCACCTTCGTGCTCGTCACCATCACCATCGCGGCGTTCAGCCTCTTCACCCAGATCAGGGTGATGACCCAGGGCGGCCCGCTCGACTCCACCACCACCGTCGTCTTCCAGGCGGTGCGCACCGGCTACGACCAGCAGCAGACCGCCTACGCGGCGGCCATCTCACTGGTCTTCTTCCTGCTCGTCCTGACCGTGTCGCTCATCCAGCGGTTCCTGACCCGGGAGAAGGACTGACATGACCTCCCTCCTCAAGCGGATCAGCGGCCACGCCGGCCGCATCGTCCTGGCCCTGGTCTTCGCACTCCCCCTGCTCTTCATGCTGGTCTCGTCGCTCAAGACCGACGACCAGATCTTCGGCGACCTCGGCTCCCCGCGCGCCTTCCTCCCGGTCGGCGCCCTGTCGCTGGACAACTACACGGCCATGTTCGACCGGGTCCCCGCGGCACGGTTCCTGCTGAACTCCGTGCTGATCTCCTCGATCACGGTGGTCCTCGGCGTCATCATCAACAGCCTGGCCGCCTTCGCGCTCTCACGCATGCAATGGCCGGGCCGCAGGCTCGTCCTGACCACCGTCATCGCCACCCTCATCGTGCCGTTCGAGACCTTCGCGCTGCCGCTGGTGTGGTGGGTCAACCAACTGCCGCTGCTGCGCGTGAACGGCTTCCACCTGGAGTGGACCACCGGATGGATGGACACCTACCAGGTGCAGATCCTCCCGTTCGCCGCCAATGCCTTCTCGATCTTCTTCTTCCACCAGTTCTTCCAGAGCATCCCCAAGGAACTCGACGAAGCGGCGATCATGGACGGCGCCGGCTGGTTCACCATCTACCGCCGCATCGTGATGCCCCTGTCCGGCCCGGCCGTCGCCACCGTCGCCATCCTCACCTTCCTGCCCGCCTGGAACTCCTACCTGTGGCCGCTGATGGTCGTCCAGAGCGAGGAACTGCGACCGGTGATGGTCGGCATCTCCTACTTCTTCCAGCTCAACGTGGGCTGGGGCCAGATCATGGCCTACTCGTCCATGATCACCGTGCCGATCCTCGCCCTGTTCGTGGCGTTCCAGCGGTCGTTCGTCAACAGCATCGCCTCCACCGGCGTCAAGGGCTGACCCCCGCACCGCACTGACGGTTCCGCCGCGTCCTCATGACTTCCGTGCGCTTCGCACGCCCTGAGAAAGGCTCCGTGTGTCCACGTCGCCCGCCGACCCCCACCTGCCCGCGGTCCATCTGCGACCGCCCCGCAACTGGATCAACGACCCCAACGGCCTGGTCTTCCACGACGGCTATTACCACGTCTTCTTCCAGTACAACCCGCACGGCCCCCAGCACGCGAACATGCACTGGGGCCACTACCGGAGCCCCGACCTGCTCACCTGGGAGCCCCTCCCCGTTGCCCTCGCCCCCACGCCCGGCGGCTACGACGCCGACGGCTGCTACTCGGGCAACGCCGTCTCCGTCGAGGGCCGCATCGTGGCCTTCTACTCCGCCCACCGCGACGACCGCTGGTGGCAGCCCGTCACCACGGCCGCGTCGCACGACAACGGCCGCACCTGGGCCAAGCGCCCTCACCTGCTCATCCCCGAGCCACCCGCCGGCACCACCATGTACCGGGACCCCTACGTCTGGCGGCAGGACGACCGCTGGCGGATGCTGGTCGGCTCCGCCCTCGACGACGGCCGCGCCGCGGCGCTGCTGTACGAGTCCGACGACCTGGAGCACTGGTCCTACCGAGGCCCCTTCCACACCAGCGACACCACCGCCGGCACGGGCCCGATCGGCTGGGAATGCCCCCAGTACGCCACCTTCGGCGACCGAAGCGCCCTGATCCTCAGCGACTGGACCCCTCAGGGCGGCCCCAGCCACACCACCGTCATCACCGGCCGGGAGAACGACGGACGCTTCGAGGCGGCCACGGCTCCCGTGCCACTGGACCACGGCCCCGACTTCTACGCCCCCGCCCTGCTCAAGGCCCCCGGAGAAGACCGCTGGCTGATGTGGGGCTGGGCCTGGGAAGCCCGGGACGACGCCTGGACGCACGAAGCGGGCTGGGCAGGCGTCCTCACGCTGCCCAGAGAGATCAGCCTCACCGCCGACGGAACCCTCGCCCAGCGCCCCGCCCGCGAACTGCTGGCCCTGCGCGGCCCGCGCGTCCTCCACGGAACCGGCCACATCACACGGACCGAGCCGGCCGAACTCGGCCAGGTCAGCCACACCTTCGACCTCACCGCCGCCCTGACACCGGACCCCACCGGCACCAGCGGGCTGCGCCTGATCACCTCGACCGACGACTCCGAGTACCTCGACATCAGCCTCGACCCCACGACAGGCCGCCTCGTCGTCGACCGCACCCACGCCTCGCCGGACACTCGGGCACGGGGAGGGACGTACACCGCGCCGTGCCCTGCTGCGGCACGCCCCAACACCCCGGTCGAACTCCGGGTGATCGTGGACCGCTCGATAGCCGAGGTCTACCTGGCCGACGAACAGGTCCTCACCCTGAGGTTCTACCCGTCCACTGACGGACCGTGGCGGCTCCAGGCCCGCACGACAGGGGCAGGGCGCGGAGAGTTCGCCGTCGCGGCATGGAACCTGTCCGCGCATGACCTCCCGCAGAAGGCCCAGTTGGCGGGCCGGGGCGCACAACGCGCCTGATCCCCGGGGCGCACAAGCCCTGACGGCAGATACGTCCGCCTCGGCACCCAACGCCCTCACAGCGCCGTTGGCCGCGATCCGTGGCGCGGGGCGACAGCCCCGCGCCCTCCTTGAGAGGCAGCCAACCACCACGGCTCGGTCTGCCCCTGACCGGCCGGCCTTGCGTGCGCTGCCCGGTGAGGCCCGGCCAACACCGCTGCCGCTGTCGCTTCCTCGCTGGGCCGCCGACGGCTCAGGCAGCGGCCAGCTTCCGGATGCGCGGATGGTTCTCCAGTGCCCAGCGCACCGTCTTCGGCGGGCGCCCGAGCAGCGTCGCGAGTTGGTCGGTGGTGCCGCGATAACCGCCGCCGCCCATCAGCCTGGTCAGCGTCTTCAGATGCTCCGCGGTGTGCGGGAGCGCGCCCAGGGCGGTGTCGATGTAGGTGGCGTTCCAGGTCTCGACGTCTTCGGGAACGTAGGTGACCGGGCGTCCCAGTACGGCGGCGTAGTCCTCCGCGAAACCGTGCATGTCCTTCCACTCCGGGCCGTTGAGGTCGTAGGACTTCGCGATGTGCGGCTCCGGGTCGGTCAGGATCTTCACGCACAGCTCCGCCACGTCGTAGCCCGCGATGGGTGCGAGTCGGTGGTCGGCGAAGGGCAGGCGCAGTTCGCCCCGACTCAGCGGCTCGAGGGCCAGCCAGGTCATCAGTGGGTTCTCGACGAACATGGCGCCGCGGATGTTGACGGTCGGCAGGCCGGACCAGTCCAGCACCTGCTCCGCGACCCAGTGGGCCCGCTGCTGCGGTGACCAGTCGGCGATGAGTCCGCCGAGCCACGCGCGCCGTTCCTCCTCCGGCGCGGTCATCTTCTCGAACGTCATGAACGACTGCTCGTACTCGGAGATGTTGACGAACACCTCGATGTCGCCCTGGGCCCGCGCCGCTGCGGCCATCAGGCTGACGGCGTCGGTGTAGTACGGCGACAGGCTCATGCTGAAGTAGATGCGTCGGACGCCCCTCAGCGCGGCGGTGACGTCGGCGATGGTGAGCAGGTCACCGACGAAGACCTCGGCGCCGGCCTGGCGGAGCGAGTGCGCGCGTTCGTCGTCCTGGCGCACGAACGCCCGTACCGGGTGCCCTTGTTCGAGCAGCATGTCGACCATCGTGCGGCTCACTCCACCGATCTCCCCGGCGGCTCCGGTGATCAGGATGGGGTTGCGCTCTGACATCAAGGTGTCCTCTGGTTGCTGGGAATGGTGTGTTCGGACTGGGTGTTGGGTCCGAGCGCCGGTGCGTCAGCCGGACAGCTGGTTCATCTTGCGGATCTGCTTGTCGAAGACCGCGGCGGGAGCGAGGCGGCGCAGCAGGCGTGCGCGTCCGGCCAGGGGACCGGCGGTGTAGCGCGGCTTCGGGTCGGTCGCGGCCGCGACGATCGCCTGGGCGACGACGGCCGGGGCGTCGCCGCCCCTGACCGCGTCCGCCATCACGCGGTCGACGGTCTGCCGCTGCTTCGCGTACGCGTGCAGCGGGGTGTCGGGTTTCGCGCTGTTGGCCTCGAACCCGGTCCTGGTGTAGGCGGGTTGGACGATGAGTGCCCGGACGCCGTGGTCACGGACTTCGTGGTCCAGGGACTCGGTGTAGCCCTCGACCGCGTGCTTGGAGGCGGCGTAGGCGGCCATGTACGGCTGGGGCAGGAACCCGAGCACGGACGAGATGTTGATGATGCGCCCGCGCCCCTGAGCGCGCATGTGCGGCAGGACCTCGTTCACCATGCGCATGACGCCGAAGACGTTGGTGTCGAAGACGGCCCGGGCCTGTGCGACGGAGGTTTCCTCCGCCGCCCCCATCGAGCCGACGCCGGCATTGTTGACCAGGACGTCGATCCGCCCGAAGCGCTCGCTCACCTCCTGGACCGCTGCGGCGACCGAGGCGTCATTGGCGACGTCGAGGCCGAGGAGCGTCACACCGCCGAGAGGGGCGACGCCTGAGGTGTTACGGCTTGTGCCGACCACGTCGAAACCCGCCGCGACGAGGGCGAGCGCGGCTTCCTTCCCGATGCCGGACGACGCGCCCGTCACGACTGCCACCGGCTTGCCTGTCAGCATCATGGACTCCAGCACTCGTTGAAACCGATCGGTTTTCCCCACAGTAAACAGATCGGTTTCCGCATGCAAGTTCCAACAGGGAGGATGAGGGCATGGTCAGGGTCAGCCCGTCGGACAGGCGTGAGAGCGTCATCCGTGCGGCGATCACCGAGTTCGCGCGTACGGGCTACCGCGGCACCTCCACCGCGGCGATCGCCCAGCGGGTGGGTCCCGCTTGGCTTTCGAGCGGGCGGCCGACGGGGCGGAGGACATCGAGCAGGCCACCCAGGCGATGACGCAGGCTTACGCGCAGCTGATCTCACACCCCGAAACGCTCCTGATGCCGATGCAGGGGTATGCCACCGTGACGGCCGCCGAAGCGCAGGGCGATGAGCTGATCGGCGAGCTCGTCCGGGCCGACTGGATGAGCATCTGGGAAACCGTGCACCTGCCGCTGGACGCCGGGAAATGAGAGGGCTCCGGGAACGCGATGCGTCAGCGCACGCCTGCCGCGTCGCGCAGGGTGGTCACGGTGGGCGCGACGAGGCCGGTCAGGTTGTCGGCTGGACTCCCGCACGGGCAGGTGAGCCCCGATGCAGGCTCGACGACGGCCCGGGGGAAGGCCGTCGCCGAGCCATGAGGGTGTGCGCGCCCGTCGTCCCCGGCAGGGCGACGCACACCAGGGCCACTCCGAGCAGTGGCCCGTCTGGGATGACCCGCCGTCACACCGGCACGGCGGTCCCGCGCCGGGCGATTGCAGCCTGCACCGACGGGTGGGCGGTCGGCTTCGCCGGAAGCCTGGGGGGCGGAGCCGTCGATGGCCCCTCGGCGTCACGCGCGGAAGCCTTCCCCGCTCCTGCGGGTTCGAGCCTCGCCAGCACGGCGAGGAACCGACCGGTTTCGTCACTGTAAACCGATCGGTTTTTGTGCGCAAGCCTGAGCCGTGGGTCAGCCCCTGCCCGGCCCCGCCCTATCGAGGTACGACCCACAGTCGGCACTCACATCGGCCGTGCCGCCGACGGCAGGGCGCTGCCGGCGACCCGCTCGGCTTCGATCCGAGGCCGCTGCACAGGGCGGCTCGGTGACCTCCGCCGCTGGCGCGCTTCTGCGACCTTTCGGCGTCAAGGACTACCCCTGTCGCACTCCCCCGCCGCGGTGCCGTCGGTCGCCGCGGGCATCCGGTCGAGGACTCACGCTGCCGGATGCCCGGACCGTCCACACGTATGGCGATCATGGCGCCGGTGATTCGCGTCCTCCTGCGCGAGGCGCCGCAGCAGGCTGACGACCGGCTCGAACAGCACACTGAGGACCACCGCCCGCTCGGCCAGGGCGATCTGGTCCTCGATCCCTTCGAGCTGCGCGAGATCCAGGTCCGCGGTGGAGGTGGCGAGCCGCGCGTAGGGGATGAGGTCGTCGGCCGTGTAGTCGGTGCCGAGGTGGCTCAGTGCCGCGAGACTCTCGGCGAGCGCCGGGCGGTGCGGCGAGGCGTCGGAGATCCGCCAGCCCATGCTCTCGATGAGAGCCTCGACCCTCGCGGCGGCTCCACCGGGTGCCGCCTCCTCGACGGCACCCTCAGGACCCTCGCCGCCCCTCCCGCGCGTCGCCGCGGCAGGAACCGGCAGAGCATGGTGGACGACCCCCAGGGTCTCGAACGCGTCCAACGGCTGCTCGACCGCTTCGAGCACTTCCCGGGCGCGAGCGACGGACAGACCGCCGAGCTGGATGAGGGAACGGATCAGACGCAGCCGTTGGATGTGCTCCTCGTCGTACTCGACCGTCGTCGGGTTCAGTACGCGGCCCTCAGGGAGCAGCCCCTCCCGCCGGTAGTACTTGATGGTCGCCACCGGCACCCCGGACCGTCGACTGAGCTCCGAAATCTTCATGCGCTCCCTCACGCTCAACTGCCCCAGCAGTATCGCAGTTACCTGGGGTTGCACTCGTGATCTCGATAGTGCCAGTATCGGGCACTCGGTAGTACCACTATCGAGCGCTTCTTCGGCATGCCCGCTTCTCAGTGCGCGTGGACAACATGCTCCTGCGCGAGCGCGTGCAACGCCGTGGCCGCACCCGGCCGCAGCTCTTCCCCCTACCTCGGGCCCGGGCACCCGTGTCACCCCCGGATCCGGTCATCTCGTACGCCTCGACAACGGAGAACCTCACCATGTCCCAGCGCATCGGCAAGACCCACTGGAAGCGTTTCGCGATCGGTGCGGTGCCGACCGTGGCCGCCACCGCGGCGGTCGCCGTCTCCATGGCCCAGGGGGCACTCGCCGCTTCGTTCAGCATCTCCGGTTCCGACTTCAAGGTCTCGGCCGGGAAGTTGAGCGGCACCGGCTTCGGCAACTACGCCACGGTCGACGTCGCCAAGAACGGCAAGCACGTACCCGTCTCCGTCTCGTCCATCAAGGACGCGGAGGTCACCGACATGTGCCAGTCCGTGCCGGTGGACATCCCGGTGCTCGGGACCTACACGATGACACTGGAGGCCGGTGGGTCGGGCACACCGGTCAAGGCCAAGGACCTGTACATAGACATGACCGACCTCAAGGCCAAGAAGGGCACCTTCACCAACATCGACATCGGTGTCGCCACCGGTTCCATGACGAAGAGCCAGGTCAACCCGAAGGACAAGGTCGATCCCAACGGCTACGCCCAGGAGGCGGACAAGGTGGAGATCATCGACGCCCATCAGACGGTCTGGGCCACGACCGCGGGCACATTCGAACTGTCAGGCCTGCACATGAACATCGCAGCCGGTCGCCACGACTGCTTCTGAACTCGCTCCCGCTCTCTCCCCCCACACACACAGCCCCCCTCCTTCTCCTTCCTTCTCCTTCTTACGATCTGGGAGTTGCCACATGACGAGTGCCGACGCGCCTGCGCACCCCCACAGTGACAGCGGCTTCGCCCGCGCTCGCCGTGACTTCCGGGCCTGGCGGCGCACCCGCCCCTTCTGGGCGGGCCTGCTGGTGCTGCTCGCCGCCGCGCCGATCATCTACCTCCCGTACTTCAACCTCTCCATAGGCGCCCTGTCCGTGGCGATGTCGACCACTGCGGGTGCCGGGTCCCTGGTCATCGGCCTGACGCTGATCGTCCTCGGTGGACTCCTCTGGTTCCAGCCGATCATCAGATTCTTCGCCGGCTGCGTCGCCATCTTCCTCGGCGTGCTGTCGTTGCCCATCTCCAACTTCGGCGGGTTCTTCTTCGGCACACTGTTCGCGGCCACGGGCGGACTGCTCGCTCTGGCCTGGGGTCCGGTGGACGACGGCATACCCGGCGGCACCATCGCCTCGGAGGGAGAGCCGGCCAATGACTGACAAGTCACCCGACATCCGCGGCGAAGCCGTTGAACCCGTCTTGGTGCCGCCCCCGCGAGGCCGCCATGCCGTTCCCCGTACGTCCGCGCTCACCCGCCTGCGACTGCCGCTCGGGAAGGCCCTCGCACTGACCGCCCTGCCGACCGCCCTGGTCCTGGGAAGCCAGCGCCTGCCCGCCGTAGACGCAACTGCCACCGCGGCTCAGTCCGTTCCCGACGAAGGGGCCGACCGCGGTGTCGACTGTGCCCGTCCCGACGACACCGCATCCCCCGCCGCAACGTCCACTCCACCCACTCCACCCACTGCTCCCAGCACGCCCGGCGCCCCCGCCGCAGACGCTTCCGTCACGCCATCGGATCACGGGGCCGACGAGGGAGCCGCGCCCCTCCCGGGTCCGACGACCGCCCCGACCGCCTCGCCCAGCGCGAGTGCCGCTTCCACCGGCCTCGCCGACATCCTCGCCCCCCTCTTCCGCGGCGACACCGAGCAGCAGAGTCCGGCACCCCACACGAGCCCATCGCCGAGCCTGACCGCTCCGACACCCACTGCCACGGAGCCATCCGATCCGGCACCGGCGACGCCTCACGCATCACCCACCCCCAGCCACCGGACCACCGAGCCGCCCTCCCGGCCGACGCCCGCCCCAGGGGCCTCCCGCACCTGTGACATCAGCGATCTCAAGGCTCCCGAGGACACCGGTGCCGGCCGATTCGCCGCCGAGTCCTGGAACATGAAGGGGAGCCACCTCGCCTTGCGTGACCTT
This DNA window, taken from Streptomyces sp. NBC_00663, encodes the following:
- a CDS encoding GH32 C-terminal domain-containing protein → MRRRTALGVVSAAVGGAVVPLSFAPAFAATGDRSGPQEPTARWDFDERSGALTREAVSGSATPVDYVFNDARYKPDSDPVRRRGVRGRALYFDGYSTCVTAEGPGGLDLAGGMTVDVWIAPYAYEHGIDGKPQALVNQHDPGARTGFLLGLRRFGQIVFQLGFGTDLIEVKGAPDRPAAKGRWSHVTATYDPPAHQLRLYLDGHLIGTAATPDKTPEPAPGEPLLIGKHNRPTLLNGEFHANMYMGLMDSLVIRPGALDDATAQREHAEKVAALPGHRVPRPDLTPHRTRFDGDRHRPQLHLLPPWHWMNEPHAPVYFKGKYHLFYQHDPLGPFWGQIHWGHAVSTDLVHWRDLPIALAPAADSAGPDGIWSGSACVDGERGPVLFFTGGDDRLPYRQRTGLAVSTYQADADTDLPTWTMRSEPVTEAPAGLPAGPGTAWAENFRDPFVWQEDGIWYQLVGSGIVDYDGAQVTRKYGGTALLHTARRPEGPWTYQGPLHWNDLAALPEPGEVWELPVLLPLPGPRGGRTGKHILLISPWWEGFNPNAVKHTYYWIGTFDKREHRFVPDHDKPREFDFGEHFTGPSGFVTPDGRSVVFSITQDRRTEQQHAQSGWAHNAGMPVSVSLRQDGTLGVEPIAEAASLRGPRLARIRQTSVAEANRRLADVRGDLLDISAVIEPRGARTITLAVRACADGTEETLLTYDTVERRFLIDRGRSSLDPDVRKGIHGGSVDLDGGLLTLRVLLDRSMLEAYVNGTNSITSRVYPTREDATGLRLTSEGGSARVVSLDVWRMNGAYDTPAAPAAYDPPRPADVDALPNHDFATGDLTGWTVVSGTTFSDANVTTRTDWGWGGPFYQAETEDDPTGHHLWGFNPSGGGDGATGVLRSTTVVLGGDGVIDLLVSGGDDPDRLYAAAVRADDGKVLAKATGRSTEQYRRVVLDLSAHIGDRICIEVVDRADGGWGHINVADVNVPVRRS
- a CDS encoding ABC transporter substrate-binding protein — translated: MVFRTRRLAAASVAAAAATALVAGCASGSGGNSSGASGDTLTLWTHNAGNSAELDVVKKIIKDFNGSQDKYTVKLQSFPQTDYNNSVVAAASARKLPCLLDVDGPNVANWAWGGYLAPIDVAGSEVPVSDQLDSTVGTYRDKLYSFGFYDVSLAFFARKSVLNENGIRIPTMDKPWTKGEFDAALAKLKKSGKFAYPLEMGTGGSGEWWPYAYSPQLQSFGGDLIDRDGYKTASGTLDGKESVEWGNWFRSLVTKGYLAKKSGADPNKDFLAGKSAIQWDGSWNAAKNAEKLGDDLAIIPPVDFGKGPKIGGASWQWAMSSTCSNKDGAQEWLKFSRQTKYFVDYAKATSTIPATDEAATQIEDYRPGGKFAVLGRFAQKYATLRPVTPAYPYISTEFQKAAQDILAGADPKTALGQAAKNIDNNLKTNNNYSG
- a CDS encoding LacI family DNA-binding transcriptional regulator, whose translation is MSERRVTMADVAREAGVSPTTASFALSGRTDMRISDASRERVLEAARQLGYRPNVTARSLRTKSTQTIGLVSDRITTTPFAGDVIRGAMEAAREQDHLLFITEAGGDRAAESSLVHALLDRQVDAVIYATMFTRYVTPPKELFGRRVVLLNCLAPGFDAPSVVPDELEAGRDAARALLTAGHTEGIWAIGGHQAVPATPEGIIAGNERMRGLEEVLREGGARLDGVIECDWDTLDGYREVSALLAAGTRPRALVCLADRVSFGAYQALGEAGLSVPGDVSVISFDDQDIASVLRPALTTLKLPHHQLGRLAVELILRGGPLEAAVHRVPMPLRERASLGAPAGR
- a CDS encoding carbohydrate ABC transporter permease codes for the protein MTTNTAAPERLRPVRRTRTNNARRRESLTALGMATPAVVLLIVFLVVPVALAFALAFTDARLISPTPARFVGLRNFTQLFEDPVFYKSLRNTVYFAVVVVPLQAGLALVLALLVNAKVRGVNFFRTVYFLPVVTSMVVVSLLWTFLYREDGLVNRVISTLTLGHVQGPDWLGDPATAMPAIILMSVWQGVGFHMIIWLAGLQTIPAELYEAAELDGATPWHRFRHVTWPGLRATRTFVLVTITIAAFSLFTQIRVMTQGGPLDSTTTVVFQAVRTGYDQQQTAYAAAISLVFFLLVLTVSLIQRFLTREKD